The Antechinus flavipes isolate AdamAnt ecotype Samford, QLD, Australia chromosome 5, AdamAnt_v2, whole genome shotgun sequence DNA segment ataaagaaacttcatagccctgggtgaggggaataaacatCCTCACCTGCTGCATCTGGTCCATGGGCTACAGTTTAAGCATCCCTggaaaagctcttttttttttttctcatttgaaaaagttGATCTCTGCTCTTAAGAACACAGGAAAAGTTGTCCCAAGCTTTTCTGCAGGGGAAAAGGGATCTCTCACTGACTAAGCTGGGTTGAAGCTGGGGCTGAGGATGTTGCAGGTTTTCCTTCTACACTGGCTGGGCCTTGCTAAGTTCTGCCTATTATACTGAGGTTCAAAGGCTCATGATTTGCCTTTTATAATTTTGGAAGCCCAAAATGAGCAACATAGTtgtaaagaagaaagattttcaaaaaaagcCAAACTTGAGAGTGAAAGGGAATtggaaaagttttaataatagcttcttaaagacaatgaaattatattgtttaaaaaatccttttcttaACATATAATGTACTTTTTACATAACTGATATTTTAGAAACATTTGTTGACTAGATAATAGCTCATGCTGGTACTCTTAAAAACTAAATCTATTATATTCGCAGAATAAAATATATGTCAGGGTGACAATCGAAGTGTTGAGATTGATGTGGTTACAACAATCTAGTTAGGGTAAAGGGTGTGGAAAATGGTCTTTTTCCACCTTCATGCAAAATAAGGAAAAGTATTTGCTTTATGCTTCCAGTGATACAATTTATGATTGCTCATGATAATCAGTTAAAAACCATAGCCAAAGAAACTCTAATTTATCATTGACAAACAGATCCAGAaagtttttattcttcttatatatcagattccatatatttacattttatcaaatCCATCTTATCGGTCTAAGGGCCCCCATTGATTCTAAGGGATGGGGAACTACTATTATGCAATATGTACCAAATTCATAGATGCAGATCACCTCTTATAATTACTAGCTGAATAGACTTTGTGTCAGAATTCTAACTTTTCTGAGTTTCagctttctcctctataaaatggaaaaaaaaattatactattcCATTCATAAGATTAGTGCAGGAAAAATATACACTTTCAAGAACTACATAAAAATGAATTGGTTATCATTATCAATATCATTCTCTGAGTAGGAGCTCACACTAGATTCATTCCTTCATctgacatttatttaaataatctctTATGCATTTACACTATACACCATAGTGTTCTAAGCTGATGGAAGTTATCAAAATGACTGATTCCCTTTTTGATTATAATCTAGTGGGCAATTTAAGcaactaatgaatatttattatataccttcTATGTGACAGATATTGTGCAAAATgatgggaatataaatataaaagttatatcatttttttggggggaagtcaTATCTTGCTAAAACAGaaacataaataattaatatacaGTAGCATATAAATTGCATTAAAAGTTGTAAAACAAAAGCTATGACATTAAACAACAGATATTTTATCCAACCTCCAAGGACTtctcaatcaataaaataatttattcaataattcaTCTAAGATTCATACAATGGAAGTATTCTTTTCTAGGTTAGGAAGTTGAATGAAGTAACTTCTAACACCACTTTGAATTCTCAGATTCACCCTTAGCAGGGGagatatattttacaaaaaataatatgGGAGTGGAAGAATATTCCTTCTAAAGGAGACTGAAGGAAAAGGCAGCTATATGATATCAGAAGGCATGAGAAATACCTTTCACTTAGGGGACTTAACAAGATAGGTCATTGTGTAATTAATAGTCATGGGACCAACAATCTATGAAGGTCCACCAGGGATGGATAATATAGCAGATGTAGGCTTCTATTAAAATCCTTTggtattaaaaaaggaaaaattaaaaaaaaaaaagaaatccaaatgtAGGATCAAGATGGATGGATGAGGTCAAGATCAATTGATCTATGATTCCTATTATCTATTCAATTTGGgatatgcatacatttatatatatacacatgtacataggtatgtatatatctatatacatacatatatagatatatacatacatatatatttctatacactCATATCTCtaaaagcaaatatttatcaCTAAGCATGGTATATAAGCCCAATATAAATGTGACATTGTGATTGTctctttaaatacacacacacacacacacatacacacacacaactacacatacatacacacacacacagagggttTGAAGATGAATCACCAATAACAAAACACTATCAAAATTAATCTCTAGAATTATTTAGTCACAGGTAGAGAGAAAGCAGACAACTTTGATTTATACTCAGGTAGATAAAAACACCAAGAATACTAATGAATTTTAATTGGTCATGAGCAAATCACATGTTTTGGGattgttttttcttccccaacaCTCTTCTCAGAGCACCCTTCACCTCTGCATTCCTCAGGCTGTAGATCAGGGGATTCAGCATAGGGTTAATGAGGCTATAAAATAGGGAGAGGATTTTCTGCTGCTCCTCAGGATGGCTGGTTTTGGGGGTCATGTATAGTATGATGCCAATACCATAGAAGAGCCCAACTACACAGAGGTGGGAGGAGCAGGTAGagaatgctttctttcttccttccccagacTGGATCTTCAGGATGGCATAGAGAATGCGCATATAGGAAATCAGAACTAAGCAGAGAGGTCCAACTAGGATAAACACACAGGATGTAAAGATAAATAGCTGGTTAAGTCTAGTATCAGCACAAGCAAGCTTGAGCACAGACAGGATCTCACAGAAGAAGTGGTTGACTTCCCGGGGTCCGCAGAAGGGCAGCCTCAGAACGAGAATCACATCGACCAGAGCAAGGAGGAAGCTGAATGCCCAGGAAATGATGGTCAGAGTAATGCACAGTCTCCAGCTCAGGATGACAGTATATCTGAGAGGATGGCAGATTGCTACATAACGATCATAGGACATCACCACCAAGATAAAACACTCCACAAGGGCAAAagctaaatacaaaaaaatctgcATAATGCAGGGAGCAAAGGAGATGCCTCTGTCCTTATTCAGTAGGTTCACAAGCATCTTGGGTACGTTGTTTGAGGCATAGGACATGTCGACAATGGCCAGATGTGAGAGGAAGAAGTACATGGGAATATGGAGATGGGAGTCCAGACAGATGAGTCCCAGGATGATGCCATTCCCCAGAAGAGTGATAGCATAAAACAAGGAGAAGATCACAAAGAGGAATATCTGTATTTCTGGCCTGACGGGAAATCCCAGAAGGATAAACTCTGTGATCAGTGTttgatttttccacatcctcctGTAACAGAGATAGTCAAGTATGGCAgctgaaaacatattttaaaatcttcgTTGTTTACTGAAGTAAATCAGTGTTTAGTCTCTATTCCTTATGTTTTCTGTATCTTGAAATAATCAGtttaagagatattaaaaaaaatttttttgaccaaagtaaaacaggaagaaaatgtAATGTATGAAGCAGCTCAGATAGGTATAGCAGGATAATTATTGCTGATCAATAGTAAATAGAGCATGGTGTAGGGGAACGAGTTCTGGTTCTGATGTCAGAAGATTGGATTCATGTCCTGGCTCTGAACctcattacctgtgtgaccttgtcaAGCATCTTTACCTCTTGGGCCTTTCCTAACTCACATGTAAATTGttgaaatgaaattcaataaacatttattaagttctcacTATAAGCCGCTACCATGCTAAATGCTGGCAATATAAGAAGTAAAAGACCTTGCCTTAAGGAGTTCACAATGTAATGAAAGCaaccacaaacaaacaaacaaatatatacaaacaagatatatacataggaaatatagtaaataatcaacagaaataagattaagaCCGATTGGGGAAGCATTttgtagaaagtggaattttagttgggatttaaggAAGTCAGGGTGACCAGCAGTTGAAgtagagaagggagagcatttcaggcatgggagatggccagagatggaatgtctcattaaTGGAACAACCAGGAGGCCAGTATGTGGATAGAAGAATAGTGTTGGGGACTAAGTGTGTGAAGAGTGTGGTTTATAGAGTAACAGTGGTAGTGGCTTTGTGATTGAATAGAGGACAGTTTGGACCAGGGAGAATTTTGAGACAGGTAATTGCAACAATcagggtaaggtataagacctgCAACAGAATGGTGGCAATgttagagaagagaagggggaaactTCTTGGATCCATATCCATAAAAGTGAGGAATCCAGCATGACTGCTGAGTTCTGAGCTTATGATATTGGGAGGATGATATTGCCCTTCACAGTGATAGGGAAGGTTTGAGGTGTGaggatttgggagaaaaaaatgatggatATGTTGAATATAATGAGTTTGATTATAACAGGTCTAATGGATCTCCAGAGAGTCAGCAAAACATATCTCTTTAAATATCAGATATATAAGTTCCATTTTCCCCATATGaggtaagtttttaaaaaaggactagATCAAGCATCTCATTGTGACATAAGCACTcccaataaatattctttttttcatcaaataaaTATTCCTTAAGATAAATTCAATTAGCAGAAGAAAGTAGTGATCCAAGATAATAGGTTTCAGAACAAAGTAAAGCTATTTTTGGTATTTTGGTAGGTTTATTTGTTCCATAATTCTTTCAATAGTAGAAGCAGAAAAATGTATAGTTCATTGATGTCATAAACCAAAAAACTAATAATTTATTCcttcaaatttttaaagacttCTCAATCAGTCTGATCCTATATCATAATTAGAGCTTTTGTGTTCTAAGGCCATGGATTAGTCAATTAGTACTCAAGAGTGCATCAGGAACTTTGTTAGATTCTGGGAATACAAGTACAAAAAGATGAGAATTTCAAGGAGtcgttctcaaggaatttactttcaaatataaatagtacatgaaaattaatataaatacatgcaaatatgtgcaaagtaggaaagaaaaatatgcccatttggaggagggaaggaaagaactaGGACCTTGGGAGGAATTTGGGTTTGGTGCTAGTGTGAATGACTATTTCAGATCTGAAAAAAGGAGATTGAAATCAATGTAACACCAATCAGTCTTTGCAAAAGCTATGAAGGCGAAGACTCAACTTAGTAGGAATAATTTCAAAGTTGGATGAATCtagtagaaagaaaagcaaatgataaaatatagaattaacAAAATGATAGAGAATTGAGAGCTGGAAATTTGATTCCAGTCTTTCTTTCAGCAACACCAAAGATCTTTCTTAGATATTTCTCATCACCATATggtatttttacaaaaatagtcCATGTGTTAGTTGAtagaaattttgcaaaaaaaaaaaaaaggtaaaggaagaaaaatacaaagcaaatattttttagttcacaacacaaaataaataataattaattcagGAAGTACAAAGAAAAGACATAAACCTAAAAGAAGATTCAATAATGACatcttaaataataaaaaaagtcaatgtacaaataatagaaagaatataattatttgaaagatGATAGTAAAGAGAAAGTGTCTTCAAAGTTCTGGGGTAGAGCTAACACAATCTTCAGAAGTTAAAATACACACAAATTCTCAAAGCTttactaaaaatagaaaaagagaggattAACAAActgaatatatattgaaataattagaaAGCCAACAAATACATACAATATAACAAAAGAGGGAACCTtgagaattaaagaagaaatagataaactggaaaaagaaaaagactaaagaACATAAACAGAAAGCTGATtctttaaaaagactaaaaattgaTAAGTATTTAATTAGCCTGACCAAAATAAGAAGGTAGAAAATGagatcaacaaaataaaaataggataagGTGAGAGCtcaactagaagaaaaaatgattttatgaacCTTCTATGCACAATAAAATAATGCAGCTGAAatacaagagaaataaaatattgcctttagaaaaataaaataaccagactaagagaatataaaatagtCCAGTCTCAGAAAAGGAACAAGAATAGCTTTAAAAGaactaacaaaggaaaaaaacccatagttcaattcaattttgatgagaattctgccaaactttaaaaaaaactatgattgCCTATACTACACAAAGTATTCTCCAACTTTGGGGACGAAACcattctatcaaattccttttatgaggcAAATATAGTTTTAAAGCTTTAACCCAGGAAGTtcggtaaaggaaaaaaatgaattatagctcaattttattatttctacaaTTAAGTAAAAACCCTAgctaccccctccccccaatcaaactatcacaatttgaaaaaaaaagaaatcaatcattCTGACCAAGCTACTTTTATATCAGGAATATGTGTttcatattaggaaaacaatcaacctaattaattataatcaaataaaagaatacaaaaagttTATCTTAAAAGATGCAGGAAAAGCCTCAggcaaaatacatttttcatttttgcaaaaaacccaaaccaaaacaaacctataaaacataaaaaaactaGATACAGACAGAGGTCTCTTATTAAAAAGATGCTAGAAAATATCTCTCtacaatgaaaaacaaacattattaaCTATTGGGGACATAATAAGAGCTTTTCCAATATATAGGAGTAAAAAAATGACATCACTCTTTACCAAAATTTGGTATGTCATAGAACAGCCACTAACAGTAATAAGACAAAAGAGCAAAGTTTTAGTCATAAAGATAGACAAGAATGAAGGatcttttacttaaaaaataataaggaatcAATAAATACCTTATAGCTTCTTTAAAAGTTTTAGATTGCAGAGCCCCctccaaaataaacaaacaaccaAATAAAAGTTATAGCATTCCTGTCAATTCATATGTAAATTCAAAGGGGCAAAATTTCACTAAAGAATAACTTAAAAATTCATTAGATATTTTGGAGTCAATATATGAAAGTATACACAATATTTTATGAgttaaattacaaaattttatcTTAAGGAAACAGAGCAGAACTGAAACATGCTCATGGCTTAGATGGTCCAGtgtaataaaaatggcaatattgCCAAAGTTAATTTGCATATTAAGTATTATTTCAATCGTGCGATAAAAATTATGCTATAAAGAActacacaaaataataaaatcatatggaggaacaaaagatcaaaaagatataaagtgaatcttttttttttaatgataggatTGTGGAGGATAAGATTTCTATATCTCAAATGATAGTATACTACAgtaattattgaaaaaatttcctactgattaaaaaaaaagaaaaagtagatcagaatagaaaaagaaatattaggacACAAACAAAAAGACAATATAACTGGGAAAGAGCTTTGTAAGAACTGTTAGGAAAACTGGCAATCAGCATGGAAATTTAGCTCAAAGTGAATGTGAACCTAACAATAAAGATTATACCATAAAAATCAGGAGAAACAAGATGTATaactttttataacttttttaacTATGTGCGGGAGATGAATCCCAACTTTCCTCCCAAAAAAGAATACTTTTATCatttagaagagagagaaattgaaaagCTATAGCTGGAACCAAATGAACAACTCCAatagctactaaatatctgaagtcatatttgaactcaggaatatgagttttctggactccaggtccagcactctagccactgtacccCTTAGTTGTCctaaattgaggaatggttgaacaaaatatgtttcataacttaatagaatattattttgttataagaaacaATGGAAGTGAATACATTGATGCTTGAAAAGATACATTAAATGATGCAAATAAAGTATGAaagaccaggaaaacaatattaaCACAGACCAAAACAATGTAAGTGATAATAACAATCATAAAACAATCTAAACAGAATAATTTGAAATTGTAAAGGTCAAGTTTTATTACAGAATAAATAatagagttattttaaaaattccttcttctgtatctattgaatatataatccaattttaaaaaatatactaaatagtgtcactgatttttttttttcttttctctttttttctctttttttttttttttttcaaggaatgaCTCTCAGAGGAGTAGGGAAAGAATATGGGGGaaatataagaaagtaaaaaagatttaaataaaaatctatttttttaaagtaagtaaaAATAAGAGACTTGCCTTTGACAATGACTTCTGATGTGACCCTGTTAAGAGTCTTATTTTTATTGGAATGAGAATTTGATGTGATCAATAACAAGTGCCACAGATTATGCACTAATAAATAATTGATAGTTGATTTTACTGATTATGATGAACAACTTATGaatggaaataaagtaaaaaagcatTTAGCAAGCATCTTCTATGTGCTATGTACTGAACTATGTGCTTTAcatattttcacaacaatcctaagaggtaaatgttattattatatgcctttcataaatgaggaaagaggGGCAAAGAGAGACTGAGTAACTTGGCCAAAGCcatgtagctagtaaatgtctaagatccCTTTTCAACTCCAGGCtgcctgacttcaggcccagcactctatctcaCTTTACCATCCAACTGCCTCCAAATAGAGATAAGCAAAGTAGGCATTATTCTAGAATGcaatattcagaaaagaaaaatatttatacttttcttttcaattacatatatCTTAAGACCAGAAACATTTTCTACTAATTGGCAAGTCTTTCATTTGTTACAAAAAAAACCTCTATGTTAAGAATGAAGATCCAAAGTCTCTGGTAGACAGTGACACAAAGGGTGTTTAACCTCAAACCTTGACTGAAACCCACAGATGTCTTGTCTTGactctctttttattttggagATATATGTCAAAGACCATTAGAAGTGGGAGACATgatagaggtcatctaatcctcCCCCCACCTTCATTTTTCAAGAGAGGAAAATGATATTCTGAATGACGAGGTGATTTAACTAATATCACATAGCTAGATAGGAGCACAGTTTAGAATTGTCTCTTGGTTCTTAGGGCATAA contains these protein-coding regions:
- the LOC127564603 gene encoding olfactory receptor 2A5-like — protein: MWKNQTLITEFILLGFPVRPEIQIFLFVIFSLFYAITLLGNGIILGLICLDSHLHIPMYFFLSHLAIVDMSYASNNVPKMLVNLLNKDRGISFAPCIMQIFLYLAFALVECFILVVMSYDRYVAICHPLRYTVILSWRLCITLTIISWAFSFLLALVDVILVLRLPFCGPREVNHFFCEILSVLKLACADTRLNQLFIFTSCVFILVGPLCLVLISYMRILYAILKIQSGEGRKKAFSTCSSHLCVVGLFYGIGIILYMTPKTSHPEEQQKILSLFYSLINPMLNPLIYSLRNAEVKGALRRVLGKKKQSQNM